The proteins below come from a single Rickettsiales bacterium genomic window:
- a CDS encoding dicarboxylate/amino acid:cation symporter, giving the protein MKVWQKVLVAMVLAAIVGYLTNKSGPLHYDGKEVMTSYILPFGNAFMNLIKLVVVPLIFFVIVTGVTSINDGGSFKRIGSKAAIFFIATALIAVVIGVVFGVLFQPGQGVDLNQLISRAAPQHHTEGDTGFGLSKFISIFIADNIVGAMATNEHLVQVVFFAIFMGITINSFGAKMQPIKDFCKLASQIFFKMIGYIMDLAPYGVFALLAPMVSTQGIDLLRDLAYLVLVVLSAFVLQYALFAVILIVVGKLSPWPFFRKMVEVQLVAFSTSSSKATLPTAMRVLNERMGVSETSTDFVLPLAASVNMVGISIYLSICSLFVAQACGIHLAPHQYIILMVTATLGAIGGAGIPGGSIVMMGMVFNSIGLPLGGIAVILGIDRILDMLRTVLNLTCDCLMTLVIDKSEGTFDIVKYNDPNL; this is encoded by the coding sequence ATGAAAGTATGGCAGAAAGTATTAGTTGCGATGGTGCTCGCGGCCATTGTCGGCTACCTGACAAACAAGAGCGGCCCACTGCATTATGACGGCAAGGAAGTCATGACTTCCTATATCCTGCCATTCGGCAACGCATTCATGAACCTCATCAAGCTCGTTGTGGTTCCGCTGATCTTTTTCGTCATCGTTACCGGCGTCACCAGCATCAATGACGGCGGCTCTTTCAAACGCATTGGCAGCAAGGCAGCCATCTTCTTTATCGCCACCGCATTGATCGCCGTCGTTATCGGCGTGGTATTCGGCGTGCTCTTCCAGCCGGGCCAGGGCGTAGATCTCAACCAGCTGATCTCGCGCGCAGCTCCCCAGCATCATACGGAAGGCGATACCGGGTTCGGCCTCTCCAAATTCATCTCCATCTTCATCGCCGACAATATCGTCGGTGCAATGGCAACGAACGAACATCTCGTGCAGGTCGTCTTCTTTGCGATCTTCATGGGCATCACGATCAATTCGTTCGGCGCAAAAATGCAGCCGATTAAAGATTTCTGCAAACTGGCCTCACAGATATTCTTCAAGATGATCGGCTATATCATGGATCTCGCTCCCTACGGCGTATTCGCGCTGCTCGCGCCGATGGTCAGCACGCAGGGGATCGACCTGCTGCGCGATCTGGCCTATCTCGTGCTGGTAGTGCTGAGCGCGTTCGTGCTGCAATACGCGCTGTTCGCCGTCATACTGATTGTGGTCGGCAAACTCTCCCCCTGGCCGTTCTTCCGCAAGATGGTGGAAGTGCAGCTCGTGGCATTCTCTACCAGCAGCAGCAAAGCGACTCTGCCGACCGCCATGCGCGTGCTCAATGAACGTATGGGCGTGAGCGAAACCAGCACGGATTTTGTCCTGCCGCTGGCTGCTTCCGTCAACATGGTGGGCATCTCCATCTATCTCAGCATCTGCTCGCTGTTCGTGGCCCAGGCTTGTGGCATCCACCTCGCCCCGCACCAGTATATCATTCTGATGGTGACAGCCACGCTCGGCGCTATCGGCGGCGCAGGCATCCCGGGCGGCTCGATCGTGATGATGGGCATGGTGTTCAACTCCATCGGCCTGCCGCTCGGCGGCATTGCGGTAATCCTTGGAATCGACCGCATTCTGGACATGCTGCGCACCGTGCTGAACCTGACCTGCGACTGCTTGATGACCCTGGTCATCGACAAGTCGGAAGGTACGTTCGACATCGTGAAATACAACGATCCGAATCTGTAA
- the hemH gene encoding ferrochelatase, with protein MKTAVVLFNLGGPDSLESVKPFLFNLFNDKAIIPLPQPLRYLVAQFIASGRAPAAKEIYEEIDGRSPLLAHTQDQAYALQEELELRGNYKVFVAMRYWHPFVKEVVAEVKEYDPDKVVLLPLYPQFSSTTTGSAFAEWYVQARQQGLLAEHHPICCYPFDNQFIGAHIQLIRQACQEAERFGKPRILFSAHGLPQRVIDKGDPYQWQVEKTVAAIMRKLESIDYALCYQSRVGTQKWLGPSTTDEIERAGLDGVPVVVVPIAFVSEHSETLVELDIEYRRVASKSNVVSYTRVPALGTHPEFIQALAWLVEATKLYPNCSNSLGRQCPKEFGKCGFTEWKS; from the coding sequence ATGAAAACGGCGGTCGTATTATTTAATCTGGGAGGCCCGGATTCACTGGAGTCGGTGAAACCGTTCCTGTTCAACCTGTTTAATGATAAGGCCATTATCCCGCTGCCGCAGCCGCTGCGTTACCTTGTGGCGCAGTTTATTGCTTCCGGCCGCGCGCCCGCAGCCAAGGAAATCTATGAAGAGATAGACGGCAGGTCGCCGCTGCTCGCCCACACGCAGGACCAGGCCTACGCCCTACAGGAAGAGCTTGAGCTGCGCGGTAATTATAAGGTTTTTGTGGCGATGCGCTATTGGCACCCTTTTGTGAAGGAAGTGGTGGCGGAAGTAAAAGAATATGATCCGGATAAAGTCGTGCTGCTGCCGCTCTATCCGCAATTCTCTTCGACAACGACCGGCAGCGCGTTTGCTGAATGGTATGTGCAGGCCAGACAGCAGGGACTGCTGGCGGAGCATCACCCGATATGCTGCTATCCTTTCGATAACCAGTTTATAGGCGCACATATCCAGCTTATCCGGCAAGCCTGCCAGGAGGCGGAGCGTTTCGGCAAGCCGCGCATTCTTTTTTCCGCGCATGGGCTTCCTCAGCGTGTCATTGACAAGGGGGATCCGTATCAATGGCAGGTGGAAAAAACCGTTGCTGCGATCATGCGCAAACTTGAATCGATAGATTATGCCTTGTGCTATCAGAGCCGCGTAGGCACGCAGAAATGGCTTGGACCTTCCACTACGGATGAAATTGAGCGGGCAGGGCTGGACGGCGTGCCGGTGGTCGTGGTGCCGATTGCGTTTGTCTCCGAGCATTCAGAGACGCTCGTGGAGCTCGATATCGAATATCGCCGTGTGGCGAGCAAGAGCAATGTCGTCAGCTATACGCGCGTTCCGGCGCTCGGTACGCATCCTGAATTCATTCAGGCGCTCGCATGGCTCGTGGAAGCGACGAAGCTTTATCCAAACTGCTCCAATTCACTTGGCCGTCAGTGCCCCAAAGAATTTGGTAAATGCGGATTTACGGAGTGGAAATCTTAA